A single Phragmites australis chromosome 4, lpPhrAust1.1, whole genome shotgun sequence DNA region contains:
- the LOC133915516 gene encoding zinc finger BED domain-containing protein RICESLEEPER 2-like, which translates to MGEPNSNDNAMVHDSEIVDGNSMIHGSEMVHGSEMVHGDEMAHADEMIHGNEMIQGSEMVQGSEMIHGNEMVQVNDLIHGNEMVQVNDMVNGDEMAHGNELIHAEMTPQTSSRRRRKKSLVWEHFTIEAMPGGSSRACCNLCKQTFAYSSGSKIAGTSHLKRHITLRSCPVMKDQERRLPLPPAGPGTDNDGEGTVERPSKRRYRYSGYANATFDQERSSSYLAKMIILHDYPLHIVQQPAFTAFIESLQPRFKVVDVDTMEGEVYAFFQKAKENLLQGFNTMPGRISLTIGLWTTSQTLGYVSLDGQYIDSEWKVHRRMLNFMMVSSPHSENALSEAISLSLSEWNMKDKLFTITLDNDCSSHDIYSANLRDHLSNKNNLMLKGQLFVVRCYAHILNVVAQDVIASIHGVIYNIRESIKFIKASPTREEKFAEIALQLEIPSTKTLCLDVTTQWNTTYLMLLAALDYKQTFTTLETCDDNYNEAPSAEDWKKVEAACNCLKLLYDSAHSIMAAANPTANIFFHEAWKLQLELGNATGHEDPIFSSIAKDMHERFDKYWKDCSLVLAVAVVMDPRFKMKLVEFSYTKIYGVEAAKYVKVVNDSLHELYKEYLAQPLPLIPAYVEQGEANNEPASANVTQGNPSSTGDGLLDFDMYLSEITSSQPAKCELEQYLDESLTPRIQEFDILNWWKLNTLKFPTLSKMARDILAIPMSMVSSGSSIFSAATGSRMLDDYRSSLRPEIVEALFCTKDWLQYSPAATELPGSAPVKAEP; encoded by the coding sequence ATGGGTGAACCAAACAGCAATGACAATGCAATGGTGCATGACAGTGAGATTGTCGATGGTAATAGCATGATCCATGGCAGTGAGATGGTTCATGGTAGCGAGATGGTCCATGGTGATGAGATGGCCCATGCTGACGAGATGATCCACGGTAATGAGATGATTCAAGGGAGTGAGATGGTTCAAGGCAGCGAGATGATCCACGGTAATGAGATGGTTCAAGTTAATGATCTGATCCATGGTAATGAGATGGTTCAAGTTAACGACATGGTAAATGGTGATGAGATGGCCCATGGTAATGAATTGATCCATGCTGAGATGACCCCACAAACCTCATCAAGACGTCGGAGGAAGAAGTCACTAGTCTGGGAACACTTCACAATAGAAGCCATGCCAGGCGGAAGCTCAAGAGCATGCTGCAATTTATGCAAGCAAACCTTTGCATATAGTTCTGGCTCAAAAATTGCAGGCACTAGCCATCTGAAGAGGCACATCACCTTGCGTTCCTGTCCTGTTATGAAAGACCAAGAGAGGAGGCTGCCACTGCCACCAGCAGGTcctggcactgataatgatgGTGAAGGTACTGTAGAACGTCCTTCTAAGAGGCGCTACAGATACAGTGGTTATGCAAATGCCACTTTTGATCAAGAACGTAGCTCCTCTTATCTGGCGAAGATGATCATTTTACATGACTACCCACTTCACATTGTTCAACAGCCAGCCTTCACGGCTTTTATTGAGAGTCTGCAGCCTCGTTTCAAGGTTGTAGATGTTGATACAATGGAGGGAGAGGTGTATGCTTTTTTTCAGAAAGCAAAGGAAAACCTGTTGCAAGGATTCAACACTATGCCTGGAAGGATCAGCCTCACTATAGGACTGTGGACAACCAGTCAGACTCTTGGCTATGTTTCACTTGATGGGCAGTATATTGACTCGGAATGGAAAGTACATCGAAGAATGCTTAACTTCATGATGGTGTCTTCTCCTCATTCAGAGAATGCACTTAGTGAAGCTATTAGCTTGAGCCTTTCGGAGTGGAATATGAAGGACAAGCTATTCACGATCACATTGGATAATGATTGCTCTTCCCATGATATTTACAGTGCAAATCTAAGGGATCATCTCTCCAATAAGAACAACCTCATGCTTAAGGGACAGCTGTTTGTTGTGAGGTGCTATGCACATATCTTGAATGTAGTTGCTCAGGATGTTATTGCCTCAATTCACGGTGTGATTTACAACATCCGTGAGAGTATCAAGTTCATAAAAGCTTCCCCAACCCGTGAGGAGAAGTTTGCTGAGATTGCCCTGCAGCTGGAGATTCCCAGTACCAAGACCCTTTGTCTAGATGTTACAACCCAGTGGAACACCACTTATCTGATGCTGCTGGCTGCATTGGACTATAAGCAGACTTTCACTACACTAGAGACATGTGATGATAACTACAATGAAGCTCCCTCAGCAGAGGATTGGAAGAAAGTTGAGGCTGCCTGTAATTGCTTGAAACTGCTGTATGACTCTGCACATAGCATCATGGCAGCAGCAAACCCAACTGCAAACATATTTTTCCATGAGGCTTGGAAACTGCAGCTAGAGCTAGGAAATGCCACAGGACATGAAGATCCCATTTTTAGTAGCATTGCCAAAGATATGCATGAGAGGTTTGACAAATACTGGAAAGATTGCAGCCTCGTGTTAGCCGTTGCTGTTGTCATGGATCCACGCTTCAAAATGAAGCTTGTTGAGTTCAGTTACACCAAAATTTATGGTGTTGAGGCTGCGAAATATGTTAAGGTGGTAAATGACTCTCTGCATGAGCTGTATAAAGAGTATTTGGCACAGCCACTCCCATTGATCCCTGCCTACGTTGAACAAGGGGAAGCTAATAATGAGCCTGCCAGTGCGAATGTTACTCAAGGAAACCCTTCTTCCACTGGTGATGGGCTTCTTGACTTTGACATGTACCTGTCTGAGATTACAAGTAGCCAACCAGCAAAATGTGAGCTAGAACAGTATCTGGATGAATCCCTCACTCCACGTATCCAGGAGTTTGATATTCTGAACTGGTGGAAGCTTAACACCCTCAAGTTCCCGACTCTCTCGAAGATGGCTCGGGATATCTTGGCCATTCCAATGTCTATGGTTAGCAGTGGCAGCTCTATATTCTCTGCTGCAACCGGAAGCCGCATGCTTGATGACTACAGAAGCTCTCTTCGTCCGGAGATTGTGGAGGCACTTTTCTGCACGAAAGACTGGCTTCAGTATTCACCAGCTGCAACCGAGTTGCCTGGTTCTGCACCAGTCAAGGCGGAGCCGTAG
- the LOC133914146 gene encoding STS14 protein-like, which yields MAPQRHHLLPVAMATACFLALLVLCASPAHGARALAPGGAGAVTKAQAGGNSTNNNATADEYLAPHNRARAAVGVAPLRWSTDLAAAAGKTVAQQQRQSGCAFADMGASPYGANQGWASYPARPAEVVALWVAQGRFYSHANNTCAAGQQCGTYTQVVWRRTAEVGCAQASCVTGATLTLCLYNPHGNVQGQSPY from the coding sequence ATGGCGCCCCagcgccaccacctcctccccgtgGCCATGGCCACGGCGTGCTTCCTCGCCCTCCTCGTGCTGTGCGCCTCGCCGGCCCACGGCGCGCGCGCCCTGGCGccgggcggcgcgggcgcggtcACCAAGGCGCAGGCGGGCGGCAACAGCACCAACAACAACGCGACGGCGGACGAGTACCTGGCGCCGCACAACCGGGCTCGCGCGGCGGTCGGCGTGGCCCCGCTGCGGTGGAGCACGGACctggcggccgcggcggggaAGACCGTGGCCCAGCAGCAGCGGCAGAGCGGGTGCGCGTTCGCGGACATGGGCGCCAGCCCCTACGGCGCGAACCAGGGGTGGGCGAGTTACCCCGCGCGCCCGGCCGAGGTGGTGGCGTTGTGGGTAGCGCAGGGGAGGTTCTACAGCCACGCCAACAACACGTGCGCGGCGGGGCAGCAGTGCGGGACGTACACGCAGGTGGTGTGGCGGCGCACCGCCGAGGTCGGGTGCGCGCAGGCCAGCTGCGTCACCGGCGCCACGCTCACGCTGTGCCTGTACAACCCGCACGGCAACGTGCAGGGCCAGAGCCCCTACTAG